ACAGGATGTCGGCCGCGCCCTGTTTTCGCGCAGCCAGACCGGTTACCGGCTGACGCAGGATGGCCAGGCGCTGCTCGACCATCTTCAGGAGATGGAAGCCGCCGCCCGCAAGGTGGAGGCCTGGCGGCAATCCGGTGAGGGCGGCACGACCGTCAGGATCACCACCGGCACCTGGCTCGCCTGGCTGCTGACCGAAAATTTCGCCGCGATCCGCATGCCGGGCGATGGCTTCGCCATTGCGCTCTCCATTGGCGAGGCGCGGGCGAGCCTTGCCTATCGTGAGAGCGATATTGGCATTCGTGCCTTCGAGCCGGAGGAGGCCAATCTGGCCGCACGCCTGCTCGGGGAGGTGGCCTATGCTGTCTATGCCAGGCGCAACGCCGCCGAGACCGACGAGCGCTGGATTGCCGTCGGCGAGGAGGAGGCGATATCAGCCTATCTGCGCTGGCCGCACGCCCATGCCGCTGCTAACATCGTCGCCACCGTCAACCGGCCGCGTTCGCTGCCGGACCTGGTGCGCGCCGGCGCCGGCAAGACCGTGCTTCCTTGTTTCGTCGGCGATCTTCATCCGGAATTGCAGCGCCAGGGCGGCGAACTGCCGGAACTGCGTCACCGCCAATGGATCGTCATGAATGCCGAGGATCGCCATCGTCCGGAGATCCGCACGGTCGCCGACCGCATGACCAAGCTCATCCGAAGCTATGCCGATCTCTTCGCCGGCAAGCGCCCGAGCCGCGGTTGAAGTTTACGATGAAGCGCCCGCGCATCTCCGAGACACGCGGGCGTTTCGATGAAGGGCGGCGACCCGAGGTCGCCAGGCTATGCTTGTCAATGCCGGTTGGTGACGACGACCGGAATGAGCAGGTCGCCCCAGTTGCCGTCGCCGCCGTGATGACGGGCCGAGCGCACCAGTTCGACCGAAACGCCGGCCTCGACGGCTTTCATGACCGACTGGTTCAGCCGGTGCAGGTCGTTGGCGAGCATGCGGATCGTCGTCTGCTGATCCTCGCTCATGCTGGTCGTCTGCTCTTCGGCCCGTTCCCGGACGCGTGAAATGGATGCCATGGTCTTGTCCTCCTCTTCGCCTTATTCCGCAGCCGGTTTGAACTGCGCATGTTCGGTTGAATCGTGCATGGCGGTGGTCGACGACCGGCCGCCGGTGATGGCGAGCGACACGGCGTCGAAATAGCCGGTGCCTACCTCGCGCTGATGTTTGGTCGCGGTATAGCCGTAGTCCTCCGCGGCGAATTCCGCCTCCTGCAGCTCGGAATAGGCCGACATCTGCCGCTGCCGATAGCCGCGCGCCAGTTCGTACATGCCGTAGTTCAGCTGGTGGAAGCCGGCGAGCGTGATGAACTGGAACTTGTAGCCCATCGCCCCGAGTTCGCGCTGGAACCTGGCGATCGTCGCCTCCTCGAGGTTCTTCTTCCAATTGAACGAAGGCGAGCAATTATAGGCGAGCAGCTTGCCGGGATGGATATTGTGCACGCCCTCGGCAAAGCGGCGCGCCTGCTCGAGATCCGGTTTGGAAGTCTCGCACCAGATGAGATCGCAATGCGGCGCATAGGCGACGGCCCGGGCGATGCACGGCTCGATGCCGTTCCTGACCTGGTAGAAGCCTTCGACCGTTCGCCCGGCATCGTAATCGACGAAGGGCTGGTCGCGCTCGTCGATGTCGGAGGTCAAGAGCTTTGCCGCTTCCGCGTCGGTGCGGGCGATCACCAGCGTCGCCACGCCCATGACGTCGGCGGCAAGCCGTGCGGCGTCGAGGTTGCGGATATGGGCGGCCGTCGGGATCAGCACCTTGCCGCCGAGATGGCCGCATTTCTTTTCCGAGGCGAGCTGGTCCTCGAAATGGACGCCCGCCGCACCCGCCTCGATATAGGCCTTCATGATCTCGAAGGCGTTGAGCGGCCCACCGAAACCGGCTTCCGCATCGGCGACGATCGGCGCGAACCAGGTCTCGACGGAAAGCCCGTTTCCTTCCGATGTCTCGACCTGATCGGCGCGCTGCAGCGTGCGGTTGATGCGTTTGGCTAGCTCCGGCCCGGCATTGGCGGGATAAAGCGACTGGTCGGGATACATCGCCGATGCCGTATTGGCGTCGGCCGCCACCTGCCAGCCGGAGAGGTAGATCGCCTTCAGCCCGGCGCGAACCATCTGCATGGCCTGGTTGCCGGAGAGCGCGCCGAGCGCATTGACGAAGTCCTCCTGGTGCAGCAGCCGCCACAACCGATCCGCCCCCATTTCGGCCAGCGTGTGGGTCAGCGCCACCGAGCCTCTGAGCCGCTGCACGTCGGCGGCCGAATAGGGCCTTTCGATGCCGTCGAAGCGGCCCGCCGGTGCATTGGGAACAAGCTTGTAAAAATCGGTCATGCTGATCTCCTCACTAAAAACCGATATCAGGGGTGTTGATGACAAGATTGACAACATCGCGCGGAATGGCCAGAAAAACCTTTGATTTCCTGAACAGAAAGAGGTTAAGATGACGAGGATTGACAGAGCGGCGCTGTGAATTTGTAAAATTTTGTAAACGTAGGCGCCGCCTGCTTGTCAAAGGGTGTGACAATGGCGGAACGGAAGATATTCGCAGGCCCGAAATTGCGGCGCATCCGCAATGCGCTGGCGTTGACGCAGACCGCCATGGCCGAGGCGCTGGAGATTTCGCCCTCTTATCTGAACCTTATCGAGCGCAACCAGCGGCCGTTGACGGTGCAGCTGCTCTTGAAGCTCGCGGCAGTCTACCGGGTCGATCTGGAGGAGTTGCGCGGGCAGACCGGCGGCAGCCTCGGCCAGCTCAAGGAGGTCTTTGCCGATCCGCTGCTTGCAGGCGAATTGCCCGGCGACCAGGAACTGGTGGAAGTGGCCGAGGCCGCACCCAATGCCGCGGCCGGCATGATCAAGCTTTATCGCGCCTATCGCGAGCAGGCCGCCCGGCTGTCGGACCTGACGGCGCTGATGGCGGCCGAAGGGCACACACCGATCGCCGCCAGCCGGTTGCCGCTCGACGAGCTGCGCGAGACGCTGGAGCGCAGACCGGCCTATTTCGGCCGGATCGAGACGGCGGCGGAAGCCTTTGCCGCGACGCTTCCCGGCGGCGTCGACCTTGCCGCAGGGCTGAAGGACTGGCTGCGGGCCGAGCGCGGCATTGCGGTGCGCGTCCTACCGGTGCATGTCATGCCGGATCTACGCCGCCGTTTCGACCGGCATTCGATGAGGCTTTTCATTTCCGAGCGCCTGTCGCCGGCCGACCGTGCGCACGAGATCGCTATCGAGACGGCCAACCTCGCTTTGCTGCCGGCTATCGATGCCGAGCTCGACGATCTCTCGCTCTCCTCCGCCGAGGCGCGCCGCATCGCCCGCTTCGAGCTGGCCCGCATCGCGGCCCTGGCGCTCGCCATGCCCTATGAGGCCTTCCTGGCGGCGGCGAAGGCGACGCGCTACGATATCGACATTCTGCGCGCCCGCTTCGGCGTTTCTTTCGGTCATGCGGCGACGCGTCTGACCATGCTGCAGCGGCCGGGGGCGGCAGCCATCCCCTTCTTCATGATGGAGATCGATGCCGCCGGCTACCGGCTGCGGCGAGGCGGCGCCCAGGGCTTTCCGCAGGCCCGCTTCGGCGGCGGCTGTCCGAAGCTCAATATCCACGCCGCCTTCCTGCAGCCCGGTCAGATTCTCGCCGAGACGGTCATCATGCCGGACGGCGCATCCTTCCTGACGGTCGCCCGCACGCTCGAGGGACCGAGCGTCGAATTCGGCGAAAGGGTCAGGCGCACGGCGATGCTGATCGGCTGTGATGCCGCCCTTTCAGACGGCCTGGCCTACGGGCAGATGACGGCGGTCGATCCGGTCACGATCGGCCCGGCCTGTCGCCTCTGCGAGCGGCGCGGCTGCCTCTCCCGCGCCGAGGCGCCGGTGACGAGACCGCTCGGGCTCGACGAGATGGTAGCGGGCCTCAGCGCCTTCGACTTCCAGTGATCGTGAAATGATTGAACGCGCATTTTTTGCGCTTGTGGGGTTAGAAATTCCTTCTTAGTCTGCGGGCAAACCAGAGGGAAAAGAGGTCCGGGAATGCGGACGCTTTGAACAAACAGGAGAAGTCATGAGGTCAACCATCGCAAATGTGACGGCCGCCGCAATCGCCGCGCTCTTTGCCGCCGCTCCGGCGGTTGCGCAGGAGCGCGTCGTCAACGTCTACAACTGGTCGGATTATATCGACGACAGCATCCTTGCCGATTTCACCAAGGAAACCGGCATCAAGGTCGTCTACGACACATTCGATTCGAACGAGACCGTCGAAACCAAGCTGCTCGCCGGCGGCACCGGTTATGATGTTGTCGTTCCCACCGCCGACTTCCTGCAGCGCCAGATCCAGGCCGGCGTCTTCCAGAAGCTCGATAAGTCGAAGCTGCCGAACCTCTCCAACATGTGGGACGTGATCCAGCAGCGCACCGCCGCATACGATCCAGGCAATGAATATGCGGTCGATTACATGTGGGGCACCGACGGAATCGGGTACAACGTCAAGAAGGTTGCCGAGATCCTCGGCCCCGATGCCAAGCCGGGCCTCGAAGTGATCTTCGATCCGAAGGTCGCCGAAAAGTTCAAGGACTGCGGCATCTACGTGCTCGACACGCCGAAGGACGTCATGACCACGGCGCTGAAATATCTCGGCCTCGATCCGAACTCCACCAAGGCCGAAGATTTCAAGAAGGTCGAGGAACTGCTGACGGCGGTCCGCCCCTATATCCGCAAGTTCCATTCCTCCGAATATATCAACGCCCTTGCCAATGGCGACATCTGCATCGCCTTCGGCTATTCCGGCGACATGCTGCAGGCCCGCGACCGCGCCGCCGAAGCCAAGAACGGCGTCGAGGTCAACTATTCGATCCCCGTGCAGGGCGCTCAGATGTGGTTCGATATGATGGCGATCCCCGCCGATGCCAAGCATGTGGCCGAAGCGCATGAGTTCCTGAACTACATGATGAGGCCCGAAGTCATCGCCAAGGCGAGCGACCACACCTTCTATGCCAACGGCAACAAGGCCTCGCAGCAATTCGTCAGCAAGGAGGTGCTCGAAGATCCGGCGGTCTACCCGACGGACGAGGTGATGAAAGGACTCTTCACCGTCAAGCCGTGGGACCCGAAGACCCAGCGCACGGCGACGCGGATCTGGACCAAGGTCGTCACCGGCCAGTAAGTCGATGCAGGCCCGGACGGAAACGTCCGGGCCTTTCAATTACCCGGCCTGGGGGGAGGCCGGCTGAAAACTTATATTCTCGGGGAATTTTATGAAATCTTTGGGCAA
This DNA window, taken from Rhizobium etli CFN 42, encodes the following:
- a CDS encoding LysR family transcriptional regulator — translated: MKNANWDSYQLFLQVARLGGLTGASAASGLSPATVGRRMLDLEQDVGRALFSRSQTGYRLTQDGQALLDHLQEMEAAARKVEAWRQSGEGGTTVRITTGTWLAWLLTENFAAIRMPGDGFAIALSIGEARASLAYRESDIGIRAFEPEEANLAARLLGEVAYAVYARRNAAETDERWIAVGEEEAISAYLRWPHAHAAANIVATVNRPRSLPDLVRAGAGKTVLPCFVGDLHPELQRQGGELPELRHRQWIVMNAEDRHRPEIRTVADRMTKLIRSYADLFAGKRPSRG
- a CDS encoding SMc00767 family acetate metabolism repressor — translated: MASISRVRERAEEQTTSMSEDQQTTIRMLANDLHRLNQSVMKAVEAGVSVELVRSARHHGGDGNWGDLLIPVVVTNRH
- the aceA gene encoding isocitrate lyase, with the translated sequence MTDFYKLVPNAPAGRFDGIERPYSAADVQRLRGSVALTHTLAEMGADRLWRLLHQEDFVNALGALSGNQAMQMVRAGLKAIYLSGWQVAADANTASAMYPDQSLYPANAGPELAKRINRTLQRADQVETSEGNGLSVETWFAPIVADAEAGFGGPLNAFEIMKAYIEAGAAGVHFEDQLASEKKCGHLGGKVLIPTAAHIRNLDAARLAADVMGVATLVIARTDAEAAKLLTSDIDERDQPFVDYDAGRTVEGFYQVRNGIEPCIARAVAYAPHCDLIWCETSKPDLEQARRFAEGVHNIHPGKLLAYNCSPSFNWKKNLEEATIARFQRELGAMGYKFQFITLAGFHQLNYGMYELARGYRQRQMSAYSELQEAEFAAEDYGYTATKHQREVGTGYFDAVSLAITGGRSSTTAMHDSTEHAQFKPAAE
- a CDS encoding helix-turn-helix domain-containing protein; this translates as MAERKIFAGPKLRRIRNALALTQTAMAEALEISPSYLNLIERNQRPLTVQLLLKLAAVYRVDLEELRGQTGGSLGQLKEVFADPLLAGELPGDQELVEVAEAAPNAAAGMIKLYRAYREQAARLSDLTALMAAEGHTPIAASRLPLDELRETLERRPAYFGRIETAAEAFAATLPGGVDLAAGLKDWLRAERGIAVRVLPVHVMPDLRRRFDRHSMRLFISERLSPADRAHEIAIETANLALLPAIDAELDDLSLSSAEARRIARFELARIAALALAMPYEAFLAAAKATRYDIDILRARFGVSFGHAATRLTMLQRPGAAAIPFFMMEIDAAGYRLRRGGAQGFPQARFGGGCPKLNIHAAFLQPGQILAETVIMPDGASFLTVARTLEGPSVEFGERVRRTAMLIGCDAALSDGLAYGQMTAVDPVTIGPACRLCERRGCLSRAEAPVTRPLGLDEMVAGLSAFDFQ
- a CDS encoding polyamine ABC transporter substrate-binding protein, whose protein sequence is MRSTIANVTAAAIAALFAAAPAVAQERVVNVYNWSDYIDDSILADFTKETGIKVVYDTFDSNETVETKLLAGGTGYDVVVPTADFLQRQIQAGVFQKLDKSKLPNLSNMWDVIQQRTAAYDPGNEYAVDYMWGTDGIGYNVKKVAEILGPDAKPGLEVIFDPKVAEKFKDCGIYVLDTPKDVMTTALKYLGLDPNSTKAEDFKKVEELLTAVRPYIRKFHSSEYINALANGDICIAFGYSGDMLQARDRAAEAKNGVEVNYSIPVQGAQMWFDMMAIPADAKHVAEAHEFLNYMMRPEVIAKASDHTFYANGNKASQQFVSKEVLEDPAVYPTDEVMKGLFTVKPWDPKTQRTATRIWTKVVTGQ